The genomic interval CAGTTTTAGGGTTTGGCATCAAGTTACGTGGTCCGAGGACACGTCCAAGACGTCCAACAACAGCCATCATATCAGGTGTTGCGATAACAACGTCGAAGTCCAACCATCCACCGTTGATTTTAGCAACGAGTTCATCAGAACCAACGAAGTCTGCACCAGCTGCTGTAGCTTCTTCAGCTTTCGCACCTTTAGCGAAAACGAGAACACGAGCAGTTTTACCAGTACCGTTTGGCAATACCATTGCTCCACGGATTTGTTGGTCAGATTTTTTAACATCGATGTTAAGGTTGTAAGCAACTTCTACAGTTGCATCAAATTTTGCAAATGAAGTTTCTTTTGCAAGTGCTACAGCTTCTTCTACGCTGTATAATTTAGTTGCGTCGATTTTTTCAATCGCTGCGCGCAATGCTTTACTTTTTTTAGCCATTTCTATTTTCTCCTTGTGGTAATATCGGTTGTCTGTCTTCCTTGTTGCGTCTGAAAATTCGCTCTGCTGCGCTCAAAGGAAAATATTCCCTCCAAACACGGTCTTTATACTAAACGTCGGAAGCTATTTTCTCGCTCCGCGCCGCTCAGATGAACTAATAGTTCTTTTATAACAACAAGAGTAACAGCCTTCCACTAAATGTGTGGATTGCATGTGTGACTTTTTCTGAATTTACAAAATGTAAATCTCGAAAATTTAGTCGAAGTACGAGGCGACAGGTTCCGAAGCCTACCTAAGTAGGTGAGGGTTCTGTCAACGAAGTAATTCGTCTAAATTTTTAGTCAGTAACAGTGAATCCCATAGATTTTGCAGTACCTTCAATCATTGACATTGCAGTTTCAACTGATGACGCGTTAAGGTCAGGCATTTTGAGTTCTGCAATTTCTTTGATTTGTGCTTTTGTAACTGAAGCAACTTTTGTTTTGTTAGGTTCACCAGAACCTTTTTGAACGCCTGCTGCTTTTTTCAAAAGAACTGCTGCTGGAGGAGTTTTTGTGATGAATGTAAATGATTTGTCATCATAAACTGAGATAACAACTGGGATGATCATACCAGCTTGGTCAGCTGTACGAGCGTTGAATTCTTTTGTGAATCCCATGATGTTAACACCTGCTTGACCCAAAGCTGGTCCAACTGGTGGAGCTGGTGTTGCTTTACCGGCAGGGATTTGTAATTTAACGAGTTTTTCTACTTGTTTAGCCACGATAAATTCTCCTTATATTTTGTTTTCGTGATGTGGTATGATGCTGTATTTTACAGCTTCCACGCCTTGCATGTGAAAATTCACATACCTGAGTATTCTATCAAAAAAAAGGACTGATGTCAACTTTTCTTTGTTTACGAAAGGTTAATTTTCTTGATGGCTATCAATTTTTTTAAGTTACAAGTAATCTATAATAGAACTATCAAACCAAGAAAGGTTAATTCATGAAACTTCAAGCTTTACTAAAAAAATATAGTAATCAATTAACTGGTCTTTCAGCCTTATTAATTTTAATCGCTTATAGTGGAAAATATCTTTTGAATTCTTATTTTCTTTGGGCCTTTGCACTCTTATTAGCTACATTTATTGGTCTTGTCCCAATTGCTTTTCAAGCAGTCCAAGCACTTAAATTCAAACAAGTTTCAATTGAATTATTGGTATCAATTGCTGTTATTGCTGCTCTTTTTATTCAAGAGTATGAGGAGTCAGCAATTGTTACTTTTCTTTTCGCATTCGGAGCTTTTTTGGAAAAGAAAACTTTAGAAAAAACACGTTCTTCCATTAAATCTTTGACAGAAATTACTCCCTCGACCGCTCTTCGGATTTCTGGAGAAGTCATTGATATTGATGATGTCAAGATTAATGACGAATTATTAGTAAAAACTGGCGCTCAAATTCCTGTAGATGGCTCTATTTATGAGGGGGCTGGTTTTGTCAATGAATCAAGTATTAGTGGGGAGTCCGCTGAAATAAAAAAAGGAGTCGGAGATAAGGTTTTTGCTGGAACACTTCTTGAAAATGGAAGTCTTTTGATTCAAGCTGAAAAGGTAGGAGAGGATACCACCTTTGGTAAAATTATTGAATTAGTGGAAGAAGCTCAAGATACAAAATCCTCTGCTGAAAAATTTATTGACCGTTTCGCAAAATATTATACTCCTAGTGTTTTAGTTCTCTCTTTTTTAATTTTCATTGTCAGTCAAGATATCAAGTTGGCAATTACTTTATTAGTTTTAGGTTGTCCGGGTGCCCTTGTCATTGGACCTCCTGTCAGTAATGTCGCAGGGATAGGGAATGGAGCCAAAAAGGGAATTTTAATTAAAGGTGGAAATATCATGACTAATTTTAGTCAGACTGACCTGCTTCTTTTTGACAAAACGGGAACACTTACCAAAGGAAAGACTCAGGTCTCCATTACTAAAAATTATGGCGCTTCTACCGAACTTATCAACCAGGTCGCTATGCTTGAAAGTCAATCAGATCATCCTTTAGCTAAAGCAATCATTGATGAAATCGGTGAATTTACTAAAGTACCTCTTCAAAATATCGAAGTCATAAAAGGACAGGGGATTTCTGCTGACCATTTATTGATTGGAAACGAAAAACTCCTTGAGAATCATCAAATTTTTTTAAACGCTCAACAAAAAAATGATTTAATGAAACTTCAAAAACATGGACTTTCAACAGTATTAATTGCTGATGATAAGGTGCGTTTACTTTATGGAATTACTGACGAAATCCGACCAAATGTAAAAGAAACATTGACCAGACTCAAAAAACAAGGGATTAAAGAGCTGATAATGCTGACAGGCGACAATGAAAGTACCGCTCAATCAATTGCACAACAAGTGGGAATCAGTCAGGTTTACGCTAATCTCCTACCTGAAGACAAGGCAAAAATCATGCAAGACTATAAACTAGCTGGTAAAAAAGTGGCATTTATAGGCGACGGTATTAATGATAGCCCTAGTATTGCCCTTGCCGATGTGGGAATCGCAATGTCATCTGGGACTGACATCGCCATTGAAACTTCGGATATTGTCCTTATGAGTTCTAATTTTGATAACCTTTCTTATGCTCATTCCCTTG from Lactococcus lactis carries:
- the rplA gene encoding 50S ribosomal protein L1, with the translated sequence MAKKSKALRAAIEKIDATKLYSVEEAVALAKETSFAKFDATVEVAYNLNIDVKKSDQQIRGAMVLPNGTGKTARVLVFAKGAKAEEATAAGADFVGSDELVAKINGGWLDFDVVIATPDMMAVVGRLGRVLGPRNLMPNPKTGTVTMDVTKAVEESKAGKVNYRADKAGNVHVPIGKVSFDTEKLVENFKALNSVIAAAKPAASKGAYITNLSVTTTMGPGVKVDSASF
- the rplK gene encoding 50S ribosomal protein L11 encodes the protein MAKQVEKLVKLQIPAGKATPAPPVGPALGQAGVNIMGFTKEFNARTADQAGMIIPVVISVYDDKSFTFITKTPPAAVLLKKAAGVQKGSGEPNKTKVASVTKAQIKEIAELKMPDLNASSVETAMSMIEGTAKSMGFTVTD
- a CDS encoding heavy metal translocating P-type ATPase, which codes for MKLQALLKKYSNQLTGLSALLILIAYSGKYLLNSYFLWAFALLLATFIGLVPIAFQAVQALKFKQVSIELLVSIAVIAALFIQEYEESAIVTFLFAFGAFLEKKTLEKTRSSIKSLTEITPSTALRISGEVIDIDDVKINDELLVKTGAQIPVDGSIYEGAGFVNESSISGESAEIKKGVGDKVFAGTLLENGSLLIQAEKVGEDTTFGKIIELVEEAQDTKSSAEKFIDRFAKYYTPSVLVLSFLIFIVSQDIKLAITLLVLGCPGALVIGPPVSNVAGIGNGAKKGILIKGGNIMTNFSQTDLLLFDKTGTLTKGKTQVSITKNYGASTELINQVAMLESQSDHPLAKAIIDEIGEFTKVPLQNIEVIKGQGISADHLLIGNEKLLENHQIFLNAQQKNDLMKLQKHGLSTVLIADDKVRLLYGITDEIRPNVKETLTRLKKQGIKELIMLTGDNESTAQSIAQQVGISQVYANLLPEDKAKIMQDYKLAGKKVAFIGDGINDSPSIALADVGIAMSSGTDIAIETSDIVLMSSNFDNLSYAHSLAKSTRKNMRQNILIALFVVIFLLSGLILGNSSGFIGQYVNMATGMFVHEASILLVILNAMRLIPHKKILSKNFTVAND